GACGTCTTCGACTTCATCAACAAGAACATGCGTCCCATGGAGGACACGCGCGACATCGAGTACGCGGCCGTCAACGGGATGCTCTCCACGTTGGATCCGCACTCGGTGCTGCTGCGCCCCGAGGTGTACCGGGAGATGAAGCTGTCCACCAAGGGTGAGTTCGGTGGCCTGGGCTTCGTCATCCAGATGCGCGAGGGCAACCTCACCGTGGTCAAGGTGCTGCCCAAGACGCCGGCGCAACGCGCGGGCATCCTCAAGGACGATCAGATCAAGAAGATCGGCGAGGAGTCCACGGTCAACATGGACCTCAACGAGGCCGTGTCCAAGCTGCGCGGCCCCGTGGACAGCCGCATCACCATCACCGTGGAGCGCAAGGGCTGGGACAAGCCGCGCGCCATGACGCTCGCGCGCGGGATGATCTCCATTGACAGCGTGCAGCACAAGCTGCTGGCCGGCAACGTGGGCTACGTGCGGCTGAAGAACTTCCAGGGCAACACCACGCGCGACCTGCAGGCGGCGCTCTCGGAGATGCGCAAGCAGAGCGAGGCCAAGGGCGGGCTCAAGGGCGTGGTGCTCGACATGCGCGGCAACCCGGGCGGTCTGCTCGAGCAGGCCATCCAGGTGTCCGACACCTTCGTGTCCAACGGCACCATCGTCTCCACGGTGGGCCTGTCGGACAAGCTGCGCGAGGAGAAGAAGGCCCACGCGGACGAGGGCGAGGAGGCCTATCCGGTGGCGGTGCTGGTCAACGCGGGCAGCGCCTCGGCCTCGGAGATCGTCGCCGGCGCGCTCAAGAACCTCAACCGCGCGGTCATCATCGGCCGCCAGACGTTCGGCAAGGGCAGCGTGCAGGTGCTCTATGACTTCCCGGACGACAGCGCGCTCAAGCTCACCATCGCCAAGTACCTCACCCCGGGCGACGTCTCCATCCAGGAGGTGGGCATCGTTCCGGACATCGAGCTCGTCCCCTCCGCCGTCACCGACGAGCGCGTGGTGGTGTTCGCCCCCCGCAAGACGATTGGCGAGGCGGACCTGGATCAGCACTTCGGCAACCCCAACTCCGAGTCGGTGGCCAAGAAGCGCGAGGACGTGCTCGGCCGCGAGAAGCCGCTCGAGTCGGTGAAGTACCTCAAGGTGGACCAGAAGCAGTTGCAGGCCATCGCCAAGAAGCAGGAGGACGCGGCGAAGAACCCCGAGGGCGCCAAGGAGGACCCCAAGGCGCACGCGGGCAGCCACCTGCTGGACGTGGACTCGGTGGGCAGCAGCGAGGAGCTGGATGACCAGCTCGACGCGGAGAGCCAGGACGAGGTGAAGGAGGACTTCGAGGTGCAGTTCGCCCGCGACTACGTGCTCCAGGTGCCCTACACCGACCGCAAGCAGATGCTGCAGAAGGGCAAGGACTACGTGGAGAAGAAGATCGCCGAGGAGGCGCAGCGCATCAACTCGGCCATCGCCGCCCTGGGCGTGGACTGGAGCGCCGGCCCGACGCCCAAGGACGTGAAGCTCGCCACCTCCTTCAGCCCCACCGTGGACCAGAAGATCACCGCGGGCGAGACGTTCGACATGGCCTTCACCGCGGAGAACAAGGGCAGCGAGCCCCTCAAGCGCGTGCGCGCCTGGACCGAGAGCGACAACTACTACCTCGACCGCCGCGAGTTCCTCATCGGCAGCCTCGCCCCCGGGGAGAAGAAGACCTGGAAGGTGAAGGTGCGCCTGCCCAAGGATCTCACCTCGCGCCGCGATGACGTGACGGTGAAGGTGCTCGACGACAACGGCACGCTGCCCACCAACCTGGTGAGCGAGCTGAGCTTCGTGGAGCTGCCGCGCCCCGCCTTCGCCTTCAACTGGCAGGTGGTGGATGACTGCGACACGTGCAACCGCGATGGCGTCGC
Above is a window of Cystobacter fuscus DNA encoding:
- a CDS encoding MXAN_5808 family serine peptidase; protein product: MPRFFRRITAVAVLLGAWALVGNDRAPLPLTLGAAEAGQAGSDAARATGEKNGGQQHDLSSLRVFTKVILYVKDNYVDPKRVRPKEMMIAALEYVEKSVPDVLVDGSAETGKLNVNVNGKLREFDLSHVDSLWKMSFTLKDVFDFINKNMRPMEDTRDIEYAAVNGMLSTLDPHSVLLRPEVYREMKLSTKGEFGGLGFVIQMREGNLTVVKVLPKTPAQRAGILKDDQIKKIGEESTVNMDLNEAVSKLRGPVDSRITITVERKGWDKPRAMTLARGMISIDSVQHKLLAGNVGYVRLKNFQGNTTRDLQAALSEMRKQSEAKGGLKGVVLDMRGNPGGLLEQAIQVSDTFVSNGTIVSTVGLSDKLREEKKAHADEGEEAYPVAVLVNAGSASASEIVAGALKNLNRAVIIGRQTFGKGSVQVLYDFPDDSALKLTIAKYLTPGDVSIQEVGIVPDIELVPSAVTDERVVVFAPRKTIGEADLDQHFGNPNSESVAKKREDVLGREKPLESVKYLKVDQKQLQAIAKKQEDAAKNPEGAKEDPKAHAGSHLLDVDSVGSSEELDDQLDAESQDEVKEDFEVQFARDYVLQVPYTDRKQMLQKGKDYVEKKIAEEAQRINSAIAALGVDWSAGPTPKDVKLATSFSPTVDQKITAGETFDMAFTAENKGSEPLKRVRAWTESDNYYLDRREFLIGSLAPGEKKTWKVKVRLPKDLTSRRDDVTVKVLDDNGTLPTNLVSELSFVELPRPAFAFNWQVVDDCDTCNRDGVAQRGEDISVILDVTNTGKGKALDSFAQIKNAGEPNIFIEKGRFKLGELAPGETKTARFQLAVKKALKDDHFQLKLAVLDEPLEELAMEKLELPVTDAPALKFEAKKGSVKVADKAELLAEPRADAAVVGRLPKAATLAVEAAAKGFYRVALDKERFVFVRTQDARETTAKAGPTPEFAHLSRRSPPEIKLDVDPSQGGLVATGDKYTLSGEVSDAQGLLDMYVLVNDQKVYFQGADTNAKAGTPHKIKFSTEFALKEGNNSVLVVARESSDFASRRAVLIRRRPAEVAQKLATPGTAAKQ